Below is a genomic region from Rosa chinensis cultivar Old Blush chromosome 5, RchiOBHm-V2, whole genome shotgun sequence.
CATCTACGTCCGAAGGCGCTTCCAATGGACTAAGGTTTATCACTGGACTACGTCCGAAGGCGCTTCCAATGGACTACGTCTCGAGCTGTGCAGCTTCTCGGCCTTACAGCACCCTCCACAGTTCGATTTTCACCCTGATGTCTTCTGAGAAGTTATAGACGACGTCAAGGTGAGAAAAATTGCTTTTGGAATCAAGTCGATTGGAGGCCTGTGGAGGAAGATATGGCCGGacaaagaagaccccagaaaaaAAAACGCGATGGGGAGTGGAGAGGAGTCGGTAAGTTTCTAGAAAaatatggaaacttaccacagtactttctctatatatagcaagttactatgaacagtaattttagtattttggccataactttcgcatacgaactccgatttaagtgtaccacatatgcacgctctcggtttaatgtcctctacaacttttatgaagaaaattttgtcaaattttgaaccgaacaaaaagtcaacttttagggccactaaaagtattcaacaaagtaaaaagtggaAGTAATCGttatttaccgtccaaatgactagtaaactagtAAATTGATGTACGGGGCGTtacaaacgctcttagttccgataggccttgaattataattcttcacgaggatattatcatgtttttcagctacagacataacattaattagctgatgaaacctcgtgatccgtccagtatTGTATTCGGTTCGatattgctctgataccaaaattgttgagacagggaaggtggagagagttttctcaattagctcttgctctgtgacgggttgtccacaaaaccccaacatggttttgaggcgaagaacttttgaattatattcagctacagacttgaagttggcgaatcgtagattgctccGTTGAACTTTCAAGTAGGGGAGAAGGGAGTCCTTTACAttgccaaaacgctcttctagcgcaacccataattctctagcatccttgattgccatgtactccaatcggagTGATTTGTTCATGTGACacctcatcaagatgagggcggtggcattattcgtagccgtacgctcgAATAGAAGATCAGGATTTGGTGCCTGAATTACGGGTAGGAacccttttgaagtgaggtggttctcaacatccgtgacccaactatgatattccgaaCCAGTTGAGTCAAGTATAGGAAAGTCAAGTTTCggcttcgacatcctgaaataagaagaaaaaatattttagtttcgaagttaaaaacttccacgacaactaaataataataagatttccgagctatgctaccaagaaatcgatttccaagaataattggattagactgaaacaatgatgtttagatggtcataaatcgatgcttacggacgctcttagtctgaagtcttacgaacgctcttagttcgttaatagcGTGAATCTCCACGATTCTgtttttcaagaatcgaacccacgttataagaaaggtgggatgtagaagaagggaagTTGCAAGTCctcgaagaaaaagaagaggaaaaataaatttcaaaagcgggaactttaatGTAAATACTTACTTGTTTGTTTGGAGCTTGAAATCTTGAATTTGGAGTTGATGTAGCTTCGGTGGAGAAAACCTTGGATGGCCCGGTGATGCTAGGCTTGTGCACTAATGGGATGAGGCCGAAAGTGTGACCGGTTGGCTGGCCGAGAAGGCTGCAGATGCAGCTGGGACGCAGACGCTGCAAGGGCAGCAGAGTACACGGGCAGTAGGGGCTGCGGTGATGCTGCAGGAGCAGCGATGCAGGGCTGCAGGCGCTCAGGCACGCAGGCGGGCAGCAGGGGGGCGCAGGGGCAGGTAGCGCGGAGCACGCTCGGGGCAAGCTGTAGGGGATGGCTCGGCTAGCTTGGGCTAGGGGCTGCGGTAGatttttggtgagaagagttttcagtttttggcttttgttttgtggttagaactcgtgctgataacgtgtttaagaataaaGGATTCGAGAGAGAATTATATTCGATaaattgagaataggagccctatatatagggattacaaagtacatgttctaatattacaaggaaaactaatatGTGTAGAACTAGGAATTCTATAACCTTCTCTACTATTACAACcatgaaactaatcctagtttgataaggcaaaCTAAGTCAATTTTCCTTCAATAGTTATCATGAAGTAATCGTCTTTATATTATTATTCTtccattgaaaagaaaaattaataattacTTAAAGTGTACGTTCCCAAGTATTTTTAGTTGAAAGTCTTTAAAATTTTCCACAGGACCTCCATGCCTTCACAAGTTAAATTTTTCATGTTGCTCTGTGGGGCTTTAACCACCAGTTCCAGTATTTCACCAACTTGTATAGTTACACACTTATACACAACAGAGTTACTACATTTTGTAGTAGTAAGTAGTAACTTTGTTATTTACTGTGTGGATCTGCTTTGTCGTATTCTGCTACTTTGGAGGGAAAAGGTCTCAAAGTTTGGACGGTCCCGCCCTTTCTCAAATTTCAATGTTCAAACAACATTATTGGGCAGAAATTTCTTGTAGTGTTATACATATAGCCATATCCCTAGTTCTAATCCGCACGTTCATTTCATTACGACTACAGAAAGCGCTCAATTCTGGGTAAGTTTTATCTCATTAGAAATGGAACTTTTCGTGATTTAGAGCAAGTGGGTTTCCTGGGCTTTGCTacattttgttacattttcAGTGAGCTTTATTCTACTGCTTCACttaactttgtttcttcttggTTTTGTGTTTGATTCAGAAGTTACACATTCTACCGAGGAAGCCAGTGCGCTGTCAACTTTTCTCTGAGAATCGAATCGCGGAATCGTCTCATCTTTTTAGCAAACAGGTGGTCTTAGCTTTCTGTGTTCCTCTATATATAAAAATCATAGGAACTTCAGGCCTTTATCTTGTTGCGAAGTGAATCTTGGGTTTGATTATTTGCATTGtgatttgtttttgggttttcaattcaaaatttacagttgttttttttttttttttcaatttgcttTGGTGCTTCCTTTTTAATAGCACGTTTAACATGTTTGATGTTTAGTACATCATCACAGTAGCTAGCATAGTTAAGAATTTAAATGATTTTCATGGTATGCTCAGCACAAAACTTGACATAGAGACGTTAACTATTGCCCATTTCGAGTTCTAGCAATGAACTTTTTGTCCTGGTTTATTATTGTTATCATTTTTCAAATGGAAAACAAATCGCTATAATGATATTTCTTTACTGAATATATACTCTGGTTTATATGCAGTTTGTTTGATGCGCTCCTTTTCACTTGGTCCTGAAAGCTGTAGACATTATTTTCATTATGATTATTGTTCACCACATTGCATTGGCTGAATTTTGTTCTCAAAGCAATCCCATCCTCCTAGCCATCAATTTCTTCTTCGACGTTTGCAGTCTTTATTCTTGGCATTTGGCCTTAATGCTGAATATCTGTActttctttcttgttcaatATGTTTAGCATGTAATGTCTAATCTGACATTATTTGGTTTATATAGGGAAActatctgaagttctgaactaTGGATGTAAGTTCTCAGATGGAAAGACCCAAAAAGCAGAAGTTGGGTGGAGGAGAAGAGATGGTTGGACAGAGAAAGGGTTTAAGTGATTTACCTGATGTGGTTATTGCAAAAATCATCTCTTCACTTCCAACTAAAGAGGCTATCAGAACAAGCATACTGTCTAAAAGATGGGAATACCTATGGACATCAATTCCCAATCTTGAATTTTATCCAGGGAATGCTAAGAGATCTCTCTTGGTGAATGTTGTAGATAGAGCACTTCTTTTACGTGGCCCTTCTGATATAAAACGGTTCCGTCTTAGGTTTCCAGTACTGGGTGATGCATCTCGTGTTCATGCCTGGATCTCTGCCATAGTACGGCGCAATGTTGAAGACTTATCTATAGAGCTGGATAGCCACAAGGAACCATTTTCATTGCCTCATTCTCTACTTACTTCTGCCACATTGAAAGTGCTGAACCTGTATCTCCCGTGTAGTTTCAAAGTTCCTTCTACTATTTGTTTCTCAAGTCTAAGGGAATTGTCTCTTTGCTCCGTGGTGTTTTCTGATGACTACTCAACCCAGCAGCTGTTTTCTGGTTGCCCAGTCCTTGAAAAATTATCTTTTTCAGAGTGTAATTGGGAGAATATCAAGTTTGTGAGTATTTGTGCTCCTAAACTTCTGAGTTTGAGCATCGATGAAAGCGAGTTGCCAATTTCCAGAGGCTCAAATGTGTGTCAGATTATGGTGTTTGGAGCTAGTCTGGCATATTTTTATTACTCAGGTCAGTTGCTAAATGACTATTGTTTGTGTAACTCATCAGTACATGAGGCTCATATTAGTATTGATGATACAAAGGGCTCCAGACTTGATAGTTACCTGTTGCATAAGCTTCTTAGAGGGCTCTCTACTGTGAAGAGCCTAACTATATTTCATCAGAACTTTGAGGTTTGTTTGCTTCTCTTTTATTGACTACAATTTAAGTTTGATGTATCGATATCTGTTTACAAATTGCATTCATGTGGCATTAATTAACATTCTGTTCCATGAATGTGTCTAAATCACTTGATCATGATGATTGACTTCACCTTCTGTTGTTAGGTGGCTCTAACTGGTGCATCAGAACTCCTTGCCCAGATGCCCATGTTCAATGATCTAACCACCTTGATATTCGACGGGAGTGTGATAGAACTTGATAGTATGGTACTATTGAGGATACTCCAAAACTGTCCTTGTCTTAGGGATCTGTCATTTCATGAGGTAACTTCAAAAGTATTTGCGCGTTTTCTCTTGTATATTAGAATCCATTATTCTTGATTGCGTTTTCCTTTAGTGTTGATAAAATTGGTGTTTTAATGCTTTAGGGGGTTAGGCTGTGCTCAGATGATGCAAAAGATGATGGGATGTTGGATATTCCACTGCCTCCATGTTTTTCGACCAGTCTTAAAGAGATTGCAGTCACTGAATTTTGTGGAAACCAGAATGAGCTTCGTGCATTAAGGATTTTGCTAAAGAATGCAATTGTCTTGGAGAATATGTTTGTAAGCTACCGCGGTACCCTAGAAGGAAATACAGAGAAGAAAAGGGATCTTAACAAACAGATATCAGATCTCCCAAAAGGGTCACAAAGCTGTGAAATTGATTGTGATTGAGCCCTTAGCAAGTTTTTGATTTGTACGTCAGACTTCAACTTGCTTTAACATGCCTCAGAACCTGCAGATGTGCAATCATCTACTTTATTAATGTTGGGTTGAAATTTAGTTTTGATCTTGTATCCtgcagagagaatgagagatgaATGTGCTATATTAATTTTCAAGCTACAATTTGTATTAATGTTTCAGGCTTTCAGCAAGACATATATGGCCGTAATCGTATTTTATTATCCTATCTTTTAATTTGCCCAGCTACTAGCTAGCTCTTTAGCAATAGCTAAAGAGTTTCttattattcattttttttttttagaagattcTTATTATTCTTTATTATCATATACCAACTAAGAATCCACAATAAT
It encodes:
- the LOC112167857 gene encoding F-box/LRR-repeat protein At3g26922, yielding MDVSSQMERPKKQKLGGGEEMVGQRKGLSDLPDVVIAKIISSLPTKEAIRTSILSKRWEYLWTSIPNLEFYPGNAKRSLLVNVVDRALLLRGPSDIKRFRLRFPVLGDASRVHAWISAIVRRNVEDLSIELDSHKEPFSLPHSLLTSATLKVLNLYLPCSFKVPSTICFSSLRELSLCSVVFSDDYSTQQLFSGCPVLEKLSFSECNWENIKFVSICAPKLLSLSIDESELPISRGSNVCQIMVFGASLAYFYYSGQLLNDYCLCNSSVHEAHISIDDTKGSRLDSYLLHKLLRGLSTVKSLTIFHQNFEVALTGASELLAQMPMFNDLTTLIFDGSVIELDSMVLLRILQNCPCLRDLSFHEGVRLCSDDAKDDGMLDIPLPPCFSTSLKEIAVTEFCGNQNELRALRILLKNAIVLENMFVSYRGTLEGNTEKKRDLNKQISDLPKGSQSCEIDCD